The genomic DNA AGATTTTTTCAACGAATTCCCGTATAACCTCGGCTGTGAGTTCATTTATGTCCGTATACTTTCTTACCAGTGAGAGGAAGTGGTTAACATTGAGAGCGCTTTCTTTTTCCTCTGTCATAATGGATTTCAGTTCCGTTACTCGCTTCTCAAGAGTCTGCTGCTCGGCTTCATAGTTTGCGGTCATCTTTGTAAAACGCTCATCGGATATCTTGCCCTCTATGTTATCTTCATAGAGCCTTTGAATAATCTCGTCCAGCTTGGCGATGCGGGCCTGTGCCTGTTCCAATTCGCGTCTGCTGTCACGCATACTTTTGTCAAGCTCTGACCTTGTTTTCTTAGTTACCATTTCCACGAATTCGTCCTCACAGTCTCTGGCAAAAGCCGTTACGCGGCGTATACCGTCAAGGAGCAGTTCCTCAACGACCGCATTGCGTATCTGGTGTGAACTGCATCCGCCTTTTATCTTGCGGTAGGTAGCGCATACAAAATACTCTTTTTCATGTTCCCAACCCCGCCCACGCACCTGATACATTTTGTTTCCGCAATCCGCACAGAACATCATGCCGGAGAGAAGCGGCATTTCACCCATCGGTGTGAGCCTGCGTCTGCCATCCCTGATTCTTTGCACTACTTCGAATACGGATTCCTCAATAATTGCTTCGTGGGTATTCTTGAAGATCATCCACTCCGACGGGTCATTTTTCATCTGCTTTTTCTGCTTATAGGACTTGCGGTAAGTTTTGAAATTAACCGTATGTCCCAAATACTCCTGCCTTGAAAGCATATGAACTATTGTGCTGCCTCGCCAGACATAATCATCGTCATGGCCTCTGTTGTCCGGAATATTGATTCCGTTTTTCCTGGCGTGAGCCGTTGGATTCATAATTCTGCGCCTTGTGAATTCCTTGGCTATCTGCGAAGGGCCATACCCTTGCATACACAAGCGGAATGCCTCGCGCACAACTTTGGCGGCTTCTTCATCGACTATCCAGCGTGTCTTGTCTTCCGGGTCTTTGATGTAGCCATAAGGCGGATTGGTGCAAAGCGGTTTGCCGGATTGCCCTTTCGACTTGAAAACGGCGCGTATCTTCTTGCTCGTATCCTTGGCATACCATTCGTTGATGATATTAAGAAACGGTGTAAAATCGCTGTCCTGCTGGTTGGCACTGTCAACATTATTGTTTATTGCTATGAAGCGAATGTCGGAGCCGGGAAAGAGCACTTCGGTATAATAGCCGACCTTTAGATAATCTCTTCCGAGACGGCTCATGTCCTTGACAATGATGGTGCCAATCCTGCCTTCTTCCACTAGGGAGATAAGGCGCTGCCAATCCGGGCGGTCGAAGTTCGTACCGCTATAGCCATCATCCACAAAGAACTCAGTGTTTGTAAAACCGTTGTCATCAGCGTACTTCTGTAAAATGGTCTTCTGATTTTTAATGCTGTTAGAATCACCCTGCAGCTCGTCATCTCGTGAAAGACGGCAATACAGAGCGGTTATTTTATCGTTATTCTTCACAGCAGTATAAGACTGCCTGCTATTCATGTTTACCTCCTTTCCGACAGTCTTCAAGCGGTACTCTATGTTCCCGTACTGCCGCGAAGAAGTCAAGTTATTTGTTTAAGAAGCCTTATTTAATTCAAGCTTTGCTGTGCCGTTAAGTATCATTCGTTTCAGCTTGTCATAGGCGGTTTCTTTGGCAGTGCTGCTGACTGCTGATTCTATAATGTAGAGCGTATCACCGATTACCTTTTCGGTAACGCAGATGGTCTTCTCAGCCATAAGGCACTCCTCCTTTCTGACATTGGGGTAGGGGGTAACAAATCCTTACACCCTTTCGATCGTGCAACGGGCGTGGGGTTTCGCGCGAAAAAACGCGAATTCAAACGGGGTATTAAGGGAACAACCGGGATAAAATGCGAATAATTGAAATAAACTTGGTGTGTATTTCATCTTGAAAAGTGCTTTTTTAGGTGAAAAGGCACAGCAGGATTTTCCACTGTGCCTTTCCACCATATGTCTTAACCGTTGGTTCCAGTATTCTTCTGAATTACCTTCACTGCCTCTTGGCGGATAAGTTTTCCGTCAATAAACTCAAAGGCAAGGTAACCTATCTGGTCGAGCAGGGCAAACTTCTCTGAGAGCGCCCTCACGCTGACAGGGCTTCTGCAGATGATCCAGTAGTAGCTGAAATCACCGAAGGCAACAGGCTTTGACCCGGACTCCATATCCGGCATAAACTCGGAGACAAATACCTTTTTGCCGAGAATGGTATCATCGCTGTCGCGCCAAAGGTAGTTTCCGGCTTCATCCTTCATTGTGCGAAGGGCAAGGGCTGTCTTATCGTTCATGAGCCATACAGCATTTTTGCGGTATTCCGGCTTCACAGAGAAGTACAGGCGGATTATATCATC from Limnochordia bacterium includes the following:
- a CDS encoding recombinase family protein; this encodes MNSRQSYTAVKNNDKITALYCRLSRDDELQGDSNSIKNQKTILQKYADDNGFTNTEFFVDDGYSGTNFDRPDWQRLISLVEEGRIGTIIVKDMSRLGRDYLKVGYYTEVLFPGSDIRFIAINNNVDSANQQDSDFTPFLNIINEWYAKDTSKKIRAVFKSKGQSGKPLCTNPPYGYIKDPEDKTRWIVDEEAAKVVREAFRLCMQGYGPSQIAKEFTRRRIMNPTAHARKNGINIPDNRGHDDDYVWRGSTIVHMLSRQEYLGHTVNFKTYRKSYKQKKQMKNDPSEWMIFKNTHEAIIEESVFEVVQRIRDGRRRLTPMGEMPLLSGMMFCADCGNKMYQVRGRGWEHEKEYFVCATYRKIKGGCSSHQIRNAVVEELLLDGIRRVTAFARDCEDEFVEMVTKKTRSELDKSMRDSRRELEQAQARIAKLDEIIQRLYEDNIEGKISDERFTKMTANYEAEQQTLEKRVTELKSIMTEEKESALNVNHFLSLVRKYTDINELTAEVIREFVEKIFVYKAERIDGRRVQRIKIVWNCIGEFEPPVSTSTTKNEKSA
- a CDS encoding transposon-encoded TnpW family protein, coding for MAEKTICVTEKVIGDTLYIIESAVSSTAKETAYDKLKRMILNGTAKLELNKAS